In Candidatus Zixiibacteriota bacterium, the genomic window AACCAGAAATCGCGAAAATAAAAATGCCCGGAATGTTCGCCGCCAAAAACGGCGTTGTGCTTCTTCATGAGCGGCTTGATCAACGCGTGCCCCACCCGCGTGCGAATCGCCTTGCCGCCGGAGCGCTCGATCAGCCCCGGCACGGCGCGCGAGCAAATCAAGTTGTAAAGCACCGTTTCTCCGGGATGTTTCGCAAGGAGAGATTTGGCCACCAGCGCGGTCACCATGTCGCCGCCGAGCTGCTTACCGAATTCATCGACTAAGAACATCCGGTCCGCGTCGCCATCGAACGCCACCCCGAAATCTGCTTTGGTCTCGGCGATCTTCTTCTGCAAATCGGCCAGGTTTTCTAACTCTATCGGCGATGCCGGGTGATTGGGGAAACTGCCGTCCAGCTCGAAATACAGCGGCGTCACCTGAATCGGCAGCTTACCAAGAACCGGCGGCAGGGTGAGACCGGCCATCCCGTTGCCGGCGTCAATCACGATACGATACGGTTTGACTTTCGATACCTCGATAAACGACAGGCAGTGCGCAGCGTAATTCTCGGCAATGTCCTTGCGGATCGTGACGCCCCGCGACGGAATGGTCACGAGGTGCTGGTCTTTTTGGATCGCTTCCAGCATCTGGCGAAGCCCCAGTTCACCGGAAAGCGGCTCGGCCTTGGCGCGGCAGATTTTGAAGCCGTTATACTGTTTCGGATTATGGCTGGCGGTGATCATCACGCCGCCGTCGTAATCGAACTTGCCGACCGCGTAGTAGAGACCGTCGGTGGAGCAGAGTCCCAGGTCGACCACATCGGAGCCGGAGTCGTTCAGCCCCCTGATGAGATTCTCGGCCAGCTCATCCGATGAAACCCTCATATCGCGACCGACCGCCACTGTCTTGGGGCGAAGATAGGCCGCCAGGGCCGCCCCGATATGATACGCGGTCTCGCCGCTAAGCTGCTCGGGCGTCGTGCCCCTGATATCATAGGCTTTGAAAATGGTGGGGTCAATATTCATACCCGGATTCGGAACTCCTCGGCCAAAGGGCGTTACTGCACTTGATATACGCTACCGGCCAGGACGGCCGAGATCAAGATATAAATCGGTAACGCTTTTCTTGCCACGAGCGTCCCAAGAGAGGATATATTACTGCGGCTGCGCAACTGACCCGCCATGACAGCCTCGAACGGCGGCGACTGCGGCCGAGTATAATGGGCATACACCGATTGGAGAATATGATGAACAGAATGAATGCTGTGTTGATAGCGACTGCAGTTGCGATCCTGCCCGCGACATCCGTATGGGCCGGACCGTTGTTGACTATACCTGAGCCTGAGTTTGATTTCGGCTACATCCCCCAGAACTCGAAAGTCGCGCACGTCTTCTGGCTGCACAATACCGGCGACCAGGAAATGAAAATCGCCAAAGTCAATCCGGGCTGCGGTTGCACGCAGGCGCCGCTCGATAAAGAGATAGTGCCTCCGGGCGACAGCGCACGGCTGGAGATAATTTTTTCGTCGCGGTTGTATTTCGAGCGCGTAGTCAAGACGCCGGTGATTGAGATTGC contains:
- a CDS encoding phosphomannomutase/phosphoglucomutase; this encodes MNIDPTIFKAYDIRGTTPEQLSGETAYHIGAALAAYLRPKTVAVGRDMRVSSDELAENLIRGLNDSGSDVVDLGLCSTDGLYYAVGKFDYDGGVMITASHNPKQYNGFKICRAKAEPLSGELGLRQMLEAIQKDQHLVTIPSRGVTIRKDIAENYAAHCLSFIEVSKVKPYRIVIDAGNGMAGLTLPPVLGKLPIQVTPLYFELDGSFPNHPASPIELENLADLQKKIAETKADFGVAFDGDADRMFLVDEFGKQLGGDMVTALVAKSLLAKHPGETVLYNLICSRAVPGLIERSGGKAIRTRVGHALIKPLMKKHNAVFGGEHSGHFYFRDFWFADSGLIAFLVCLELISTEGKPLHEMVKQIDPYVRSGEINSRVNSIAETIARVKQAFVAGRQDEIDGLTVTFDDFWFNLRPSNTEPLLRLNVEADNATLLKTKTDEILKIIRG